One window of the Pararge aegeria chromosome 22, ilParAegt1.1, whole genome shotgun sequence genome contains the following:
- the LOC120633805 gene encoding uncharacterized protein LOC120633805 isoform X2, whose translation MWSLTLGFVFITMVAFAYQEPIESLQHVLVYPMEPGTKKTKREVSAVRTRVDFNKFVEEKLIQHTQALEHLVKLAQQNEETIKQLVAILSRDFEKPKLPEKLESRRSFGSRPLIVPQVQNEDQPSPWCSVAILCRRSIDPVCGYDDNFGYGKFDDICHMLQVNCYWKYNFALVPSCKPVL comes from the exons ATGTGGTCCTTAACCTtag GGTTCGTATTTATAACAATGGTAGCATTTGCTTATCAAGAGCCCATAGAGAGTTTACAACATGTTTTAGTGTACCCAATGGAACCTGGCACA AAAAAAACAAAGCGTGAAGTCAGTGCTGTTAGAACTAGAGTCGACTTCAATAAGTTCGTAGAAGAAAAATTAATACAGCATACTCAGGCACTGGAACATCTTGTGAAATTGGCCCAACAAAACGAAGAAACAATTAAACAGCTCGTGGccatattaagtagggatttcGAGAAGCCAAAACTCCCCGAAAAACTAGAG TCTCGTCGGTCTTTCGGTAGTAGACCATTGATTGTGCCACAAGTTCAAAATGAGGATCAACCAAGCCCTTGGTGTTCGGTAGCGATACTTTGCCGTAGAAGCATTGACCCTGTTTGTGGATATGACGATAACTTTGGTTACGGAAAATTTGACGATATTTGCCACATGTTACAAGTTAACTGCTACTGGAAGTACA ATTTCGCCCTAGTACCATCTTGTAAACctgttttataa
- the LOC120633805 gene encoding uncharacterized protein LOC120633805 isoform X1, with protein MWSLTLGFVFITMVAFAYQEPIESLQHVLVYPMEPGTKKTKREVSAVRTRVDFNKFVEEKLIQHTQALEHLVKLAQQNEETIKQLVAILSRDFEKPKLPEKLEVHNKTRRSSINSDPPIVRFGRNVPKYGMLFKDLILSEMRSDDEPLAVAEHDISSSKSESRRSFGSRPLIVPQVQNEDQPSPWCSVAILCRRSIDPVCGYDDNFGYGKFDDICHMLQVNCYWKYNFALVPSCKPVL; from the exons ATGTGGTCCTTAACCTtag GGTTCGTATTTATAACAATGGTAGCATTTGCTTATCAAGAGCCCATAGAGAGTTTACAACATGTTTTAGTGTACCCAATGGAACCTGGCACA AAAAAAACAAAGCGTGAAGTCAGTGCTGTTAGAACTAGAGTCGACTTCAATAAGTTCGTAGAAGAAAAATTAATACAGCATACTCAGGCACTGGAACATCTTGTGAAATTGGCCCAACAAAACGAAGAAACAATTAAACAGCTCGTGGccatattaagtagggatttcGAGAAGCCAAAACTCCCCGAAAAACTAGAGGTACATAACAAAACAAGACGCAGTAGTATAAACAGTGACCCACCAATTGTTAGATTTGGAAGAAATGTTCCTAAATACGGAATGCTCTTCAAGGATTTAATATTATCAGAAATGCGAAGTGACGACGAACCGCTAGCTGTTGCTGAACATGATATTTCTAGTTCTAAGTCAGAG TCTCGTCGGTCTTTCGGTAGTAGACCATTGATTGTGCCACAAGTTCAAAATGAGGATCAACCAAGCCCTTGGTGTTCGGTAGCGATACTTTGCCGTAGAAGCATTGACCCTGTTTGTGGATATGACGATAACTTTGGTTACGGAAAATTTGACGATATTTGCCACATGTTACAAGTTAACTGCTACTGGAAGTACA ATTTCGCCCTAGTACCATCTTGTAAACctgttttataa
- the LOC120633799 gene encoding uncharacterized protein LOC120633799 isoform X2 → MVSSYLTVIIVTSVIVALVSSHGPPRDRDNEDINMGRKMGAKWCSMAKVCNHDRVPICGISHAGDVMGFRDLCDMFDYNCIRRRNYKQTACPEDKSILTVSRRPTNSFYDDK, encoded by the exons ATGGTATCAAGTTACTTGACAG TTATTATAGTCACCAGTGTGATTGTGGCATTGGTGTCATCGCACGGACCCCCACGAGACCGTGACAATGAAGACATCAACATGGGGCGGAAG ATGGGAGCTAAATGGTGCAGCATGGCAAAGGTTTGCAACCACGACCGTGTTCCCATATGCGGCATCAGCCACGCGGGTGACGTCATGGGGTTCAGGGACCTGTGTGACATGTTTGATTACAACTGCATTAGAAGGAGAA attacAAACAAACAGCGTGTCCAGAAGACAAGTCAATCCTCACGGTCTCCCGTCGACCAACTAATAGTTTTTACGATGATAAATAA
- the LOC120633799 gene encoding uncharacterized protein LOC120633799 isoform X1 produces MVSSYLTVIIVTSVIVALVSSHGPPRDRDNEDINMGRKVKKMGAKWCSMAKVCNHDRVPICGISHAGDVMGFRDLCDMFDYNCIRRRNYKQTACPEDKSILTVSRRPTNSFYDDK; encoded by the exons ATGGTATCAAGTTACTTGACAG TTATTATAGTCACCAGTGTGATTGTGGCATTGGTGTCATCGCACGGACCCCCACGAGACCGTGACAATGAAGACATCAACATGGGGCGGAAGGTAAAAAAA ATGGGAGCTAAATGGTGCAGCATGGCAAAGGTTTGCAACCACGACCGTGTTCCCATATGCGGCATCAGCCACGCGGGTGACGTCATGGGGTTCAGGGACCTGTGTGACATGTTTGATTACAACTGCATTAGAAGGAGAA attacAAACAAACAGCGTGTCCAGAAGACAAGTCAATCCTCACGGTCTCCCGTCGACCAACTAATAGTTTTTACGATGATAAATAA
- the LOC120633960 gene encoding myb-like protein X, translated as MKEYNCLRNTDYVKTDPTNCRKLASIDKKRLGNNNENSKNKINLNKGSNNDDVGADETSDVETANAEGKDEKANKENRSNKASEEYEDSKPGILGEASTLDDLDGADDDTGNDDIEEIKSKEDKSLADEMHKNDRATKEYDAELASNDVEMEGESMVNEKDDENKENEERTTTVYKLIGVDEDSQTDRASQIEKDNSVYQENEAIEKENKEKSQKLLGEQISTNESD; from the exons ATGAAAGAATATAACTGTTTAAGAAACACTG ATTACGTAAAAACAGACCCCACAAATTGTCGAAAATTAGCTTCAATTGATAAGAAACGCTtaggtaataataatgaaaacagtaagaataaaattaatcttaataaaggcagtaataatgatgatgttggaGCAGACGAGACAAGTGATGTGGAAACAGCCAATGCAGAAGGTAAAGATGAGAAGGCAAATAAAGAGAATAGATCAAATAAAGCTAGTGAAGAATATGAGGATAGTAAGCCGGGCATTCTTGGTGAAGCAAGCACATTAGATGACCTTGATGGAGCAGATGATGATACAGGTAATGATGAtatagaagaaataaaaagtaaagagGATAAAAGCTTAGCAGATGAAATGCACAAGAATGATAGAGCTACTAAAGAATATGACGCTGAACTGGCAAGTAATGATGTAGAAATGGAAGGCGAAAGCATGGTAAATGAAAAAGATGACGAAAATAAGGAGAATGAAGAAAGAACCACTACGGTTTACAAATTAATCGGTGTTGATGAAGATAGCCAAACAGACAGAGCAAGTCAAATTGAAAAAGATAATAGTGTATACCAAGAAAATGAAGCAatcgaaaaagaaaataaagaaaaatcacAGAAATTATTAGGAGAACAAATAAGTACAAATGAGTCAGATTAA